The following nucleotide sequence is from Paeniglutamicibacter kerguelensis.
CGTCAGTAGGGATTCACTCGCGTGCTCAACCTGGATTTCCGGCCGCAGCATGCCGCTGCGCACGCCCTCGGAAATCCAGTGCCTAATCAGCCCACGCCATTGGGCCATAGCCTCGTCATTAACCTCGGCAAACTCCTGCTCATGAATGGCCATTTGCCAGAACGGAATCACCACGCGGGCTTCGTCCAGTCGGTCCGCATCCAGGGGAAGCACCTCCAGGGCAAAGCTGCGCAGGGCCTCCAGTCCATCGAGCCCGCGGGTGGCATTGTCGATCCTGGCATTCGTGCGCCCGAACACGTGGGTGAACGTCGCGCGCATGAGGCTGGCCCTCGTGGGGAAGTAGGGCTTGAGCGCCCCGTTGGCAAAGCCTGCCTCGGCAGCGACGTCGCGAAGGGTTACCCCGTCGAATCCCCGCCGGGCAATAACCCGCCAGGTGACCTCGACCAATTCGAGGCGACGTGCATCGTGGTCAACAATTTTCGGCATGTCGTCCATCCTACTGGCCGCAACCACAACCCCGCGGCCACGCGGGCCGGACAAATCAACCTCTTGTGAAGAATGCGAATCATGGCTATTCTCTACAAGCAGAGAATATAAAAGTGGCGTACATCACGACCGCTCGAGATGCCCACCCCCAACAAGTCCTCTCCGAAAGGCAAGCTCATGACCCTCAGCAACGCCACCGACCAGCAGACCGACACCGGCGCCTACACACTGACCACCAGCGAAGAAATCGATGCAGTGCGCGCCATCCTTTCCGAGAATGGCCACTTCCCGGACTCGGCCCGCGTGGCCTACCTTGGCCTGGAAGACCCGCGCCGCAACGAGGATGCAGTGGACCGTCGCTTCCGTGTATTCCTGCTCGACGTGGCGGGAGCCCGCCCCAAGGATGTCGTGGTTTCGGTGACCAACCGGTTTGTGGAGAGCGTCGTCGAGCTGGACACCGCCACCAGCGGCGAGCTGCCGGTCTTGGAGGAGGAATTCGAGGTCGTCGAGCAGCTGCTCGCCGAAGACCCTCGCTGGCTCGAGGCCCTGGCAAAGCGCGACCTGGACGTGAAAAACGTGCGCGTCGCCCCGCTCTCGGCTGGCGTTTTCGAATACCCGGAGGAATCCGGCCGGCGCATCCTGCGCGGACTTGCCTTCGTGCAGAACCACCCGGAGGATTCGGCATGGGCGCACCCTGTCGACGGGCTGGTCGGCTACGTGGATGTGGGCAACCGCAGCGTGGACCAGGTCATCGACCTGGGCGTCGTGGACATCCCGGCCGAGCACGGCAACTACACCGACCCTGAACTCACGGGACCGCTGCGCACCACGCAGAAGCCGATCTCCATCACCCAGCCCGAGGGCCCCAGCTTCACCGTCACCGGCGGCAACCACGTCGAGTGGGAAAAATGGAGCCTGGATGTCGGCTTCGACGTGCGCGAGGGCCTGGTGCTGCACAACATTTCCTTCGAGGACAAGGGCCAGCCGCGGCGCATCCTCAACCGAGCCTCGATCGCCGAAATGGTTGTCCCCTACGGCGACCCCTCCCCCGTGCGCAGCTGGCAGAACTACTTCGACACCGGCGAATACCTGGTGGGCCAATTCGCCAACTCGCTGGAACTGGGTTGCGACTGCCTGGGCGAAATCCACTACATGTCCCCCGTGGTCTCCAACGCCCGCGGCGAGGCCCGCACCATCAAGAACGGTATCTGCATGCACGAGGAAGACTGGTCGATCCTGGCCAAGCACTCGGATTTGTGGAGCGGCATCAACTACACCCGCCGCAACCGCCGCCTGGTGATTTCGTTCTTCACCACCGTCGGAAACTACGACTACGGCTTCTACTGGTACCTCTACCTCGACGGCACCATCGAATTCGAGGCCAAGGCCACCGGCATCGTGTTCACCAGCGCCCACCCGGGCGGCGACTACCCGTACGCCTCGGAAATGGCACCGGGCCTCGGCGCCCCGTACCACCAGCACCTCTTCGGCGCCCGGCTGGACTTCGCACTCGACGGCGGCCCGGGCCGCGTCGAGGAAGAGGACGTCGTTCGCGTGGCCACCGGTCCCGAGAACCTGCGCGGCAACGCCTTCTCACGCAAGCGCACGGCCTTCACACGCGAATCCGAGGCGATCCGCGACGCCGACTCGTCCAAGGGACGCACCTGGGTGGTGTCCAACCCCGAGTCCACCAACCGCCTGGGACACGCCGTCGCCTACAAGCTGCACCCGGCCGGGCAACCGACGCTGCTGGCGGATGAGGATTCCTCGATCTACCGGCGCGCGACCTTCGCCTCCAAGGCGCTGTGGGTGACCGCGGCCGCCCAGGACGAGCGCTACCCGACCGGCGACTTCGTGAACCAGCACGCCGGCGGCGCAGGCCTGCCCGAATGGGTCAAGGCCGACCGCGACATCGACGGCAAGGACCTTGTCGTGTGGCACACCTTCGGGCTGACCCACTTCCCGCGTCCCGAGGACTGGCCGATCATGCCCGTGGACACCATCGGCTTCAAGCTGCGCCCCGAGGGCTTCTTCGACCGTTCGCCGGTCCTCGACGTCCCGGCGCCGGCTTCCGGCAAGTCCTGCCACAGCTAGGCCCTTGCACCATGTCAACGATTCATGCGGGTGTCGCAGTCGCGGCACCCGCACGTGAACCGTCCGCCGGTTCCGCGGCATCGGCCGCGCCGGCGACTGCGGCTTCCGGGCGGATCCTGGCCAGGGGCATTGCCGTCACGGCGATGGCACTGGGCCTTGCCCACGTATGGATCCTCGTTGTGTTCCCGCATGGATTGTTGATGACCCTTTTGCTGGCCGCAATGGTGGCCGCATGCCTGAAATGTGCGCACCGGGCGTGGGGCAGCCCGCAGGCGCTTCCGGGGCTGTTGGCAATGTCGGCGTTCATGGCCATCGTTCACACGTTCATGGCCTTGGGATTCGGGGGCCACCAGCATGGGGGCCACGAGCCGGCGACCGCAGCCACGGCGGCTTCCGGAGCCATGCTCGCCATTGCCGCGGCCGAATTGGCGCTCGTGATGCTGTGCAGCATCGGCATGCGGCGCACCTCCTCGGCCGGCTCTCCCGCGCGTTACCTGGTGTAGTACTTTTCCAAGGTAACGACCTTCTTGTTGTGCATGTCCTTGGCGATCACGGGTCCAACGTAGCGGAAGTGCCAGGGTTCGTAGTCGTATCCCGTGATCTTCTCGGTGCCCTTGGGGTAGCGCATGATGAAACCGTACTCATGCGCATGCTTGGCCACCCATTTGCCCTCGCGGGTGTTTGCAAAGCACTTGGAGATCACGCACCGGCCGCTTGATGTTCCCACATCAATGGCCAGGCCTGTCTGGTGCTCGGAGGTTCCCGGCCGAGCTGAGACGCGGGCGGCCTCCTTGACACCCAGCTGGCGGGAATACGAGGCAAACAGCGTTTTTTGGCGGGCGTAGGAACGGTAAGCCGACACCGCCGTCAGCGAGATCCTGTCCTTCATGGCGGCCTTGCGCATCCTATCGAAGGCAGCCACCGCCTGGGGTGTCATTTGTTTCGAGGTTCCGGGAATGGTCTTCAGGGCCGGTTTGTAGCTCGGACTCAGCTTGTGGTCTTTGT
It contains:
- a CDS encoding TetR/AcrR family transcriptional regulator gives rise to the protein MPKIVDHDARRLELVEVTWRVIARRGFDGVTLRDVAAEAGFANGALKPYFPTRASLMRATFTHVFGRTNARIDNATRGLDGLEALRSFALEVLPLDADRLDEARVVIPFWQMAIHEQEFAEVNDEAMAQWRGLIRHWISEGVRSGMLRPEIQVEHASESLLTFLMGAQVVAVLDAKFNSPRLLQGQLDVHLHMLKAG
- a CDS encoding primary-amine oxidase, which codes for MTLSNATDQQTDTGAYTLTTSEEIDAVRAILSENGHFPDSARVAYLGLEDPRRNEDAVDRRFRVFLLDVAGARPKDVVVSVTNRFVESVVELDTATSGELPVLEEEFEVVEQLLAEDPRWLEALAKRDLDVKNVRVAPLSAGVFEYPEESGRRILRGLAFVQNHPEDSAWAHPVDGLVGYVDVGNRSVDQVIDLGVVDIPAEHGNYTDPELTGPLRTTQKPISITQPEGPSFTVTGGNHVEWEKWSLDVGFDVREGLVLHNISFEDKGQPRRILNRASIAEMVVPYGDPSPVRSWQNYFDTGEYLVGQFANSLELGCDCLGEIHYMSPVVSNARGEARTIKNGICMHEEDWSILAKHSDLWSGINYTRRNRRLVISFFTTVGNYDYGFYWYLYLDGTIEFEAKATGIVFTSAHPGGDYPYASEMAPGLGAPYHQHLFGARLDFALDGGPGRVEEEDVVRVATGPENLRGNAFSRKRTAFTRESEAIRDADSSKGRTWVVSNPESTNRLGHAVAYKLHPAGQPTLLADEDSSIYRRATFASKALWVTAAAQDERYPTGDFVNQHAGGAGLPEWVKADRDIDGKDLVVWHTFGLTHFPRPEDWPIMPVDTIGFKLRPEGFFDRSPVLDVPAPASGKSCHS
- a CDS encoding D-alanyl-D-alanine carboxypeptidase family protein, coding for MSYEKKSGSLHVLAIAASLAVAAGIVATGLGNAQATPLGNSAGAWVQLAVQAAPPEVKKPSLNLKATSSTKLHARGSAKAKVLLRISKGTALKSMQDSKSGWYKVTYKGKTGYISNRYVKTVATKSTDAAKPPLKAPPRYELGFVVNKDHKLSPSYKPALKTIPGTSKQMTPQAVAAFDRMRKAAMKDRISLTAVSAYRSYARQKTLFASYSRQLGVKEAARVSARPGTSEHQTGLAIDVGTSSGRCVISKCFANTREGKWVAKHAHEYGFIMRYPKGTEKITGYDYEPWHFRYVGPVIAKDMHNKKVVTLEKYYTR